A part of Helicobacter himalayensis genomic DNA contains:
- a CDS encoding heavy metal translocating P-type ATPase — MSKNLQLKLIHTSPNRARFSYFLPKGSAIQSLPLRVEIEKIPNIQSVRVNDILHNIIITYSGGERVLKVITESLFKTLQNLLIASAKKGSEQSYIALRSEIPSSSEVTRSLTALLLEPFMQSSVLKGFFSLIASTPILTSGAKEVLSEGVTSRVLEAMAIAISLYRRDYRTANSTNFMLSLGEYIEEMTMYKSDDLLKELSKPQDSEAWVEKQINGKSELVLTPSENLKIGDVIVVGAGDSILIDGHIIAGEALVNQISMTGEATPIKRARGDRVLSGTIVQEGRIKIWAEGVGEQTATARIKNYIQETLVQKSSIQLSASKMADSLVPVTLGLAITSYIFSQDLTRVASVLQADYSCALKLATPVAFKSTISSAGKNGIIIKGAKSLESLNEAEVFVFDKTGTLTKGELEVIAVHSFNLSWQEEDILNLSASIEEHYFHPVAEAVVKAAKQKEFNHIHHDEVTFIVAHGVKSQINGKEVLIGNRHFLEDDEGIDMRAHNERINELLRSGHTPLFIAYDGKLLGLILLKDTLRHNAKTAIARLRKSGVKEIIMLTGDEDSKASEIARELGIDRYYARLLPTQKAEILESIMSEGRKVAFVGDGINDAPALIKADSGIGMHKGADIAKASADVVLLRDDIESVADAKIYAMQCLSKVRNNFKITVVVNSAILALATFGKLSPIQTAFLHNGTTIILLLNALQGVNLKKK; from the coding sequence ATGTCTAAAAACTTACAATTAAAACTTATTCATACAAGCCCAAATCGCGCGCGATTTTCTTATTTTTTGCCAAAAGGAAGTGCGATACAATCCTTACCTTTGCGCGTGGAAATTGAAAAAATCCCAAATATCCAAAGTGTGCGTGTCAATGATATTTTGCATAACATCATCATCACTTACAGCGGCGGGGAACGCGTGCTTAAAGTTATCACAGAATCTCTTTTTAAAACTTTACAAAATCTCCTTATTGCATCGGCAAAAAAAGGAAGTGAGCAAAGCTATATTGCGCTAAGAAGTGAAATCCCAAGCTCAAGTGAAGTGACGCGCTCGCTCACTGCGTTGCTTTTAGAGCCTTTTATGCAATCAAGCGTCCTAAAAGGTTTTTTCTCACTTATCGCTTCTACGCCAATCCTCACAAGTGGCGCCAAAGAAGTGCTAAGCGAAGGCGTAACCTCGCGCGTGCTTGAAGCTATGGCGATTGCGATTTCACTTTATCGCAGGGATTATCGCACGGCAAATTCAACAAACTTTATGCTAAGTCTTGGCGAATACATCGAAGAAATGACAATGTATAAAAGCGATGATTTGTTAAAAGAGCTTAGTAAGCCTCAAGATTCTGAAGCGTGGGTGGAAAAGCAGATAAATGGCAAGAGCGAGCTTGTCCTAACTCCAAGTGAGAATCTGAAAATTGGCGATGTTATTGTCGTGGGTGCGGGAGATAGCATACTTATTGATGGGCATATTATCGCGGGCGAAGCGCTAGTTAATCAAATCTCAATGACGGGCGAAGCCACGCCAATAAAACGCGCGCGCGGAGATAGAGTGCTTTCTGGCACAATCGTGCAGGAAGGTAGAATCAAAATTTGGGCTGAGGGCGTAGGAGAGCAAACCGCTACTGCGCGTATCAAAAACTACATACAAGAAACGCTCGTGCAAAAAAGCTCAATCCAGCTTAGTGCGTCAAAAATGGCTGATAGCCTCGTGCCTGTAACGCTTGGACTTGCGATTACTTCTTATATTTTTAGTCAAGATTTGACGCGCGTGGCATCTGTGTTACAGGCTGATTATTCCTGTGCGCTTAAGCTTGCCACGCCTGTGGCGTTTAAATCCACCATTTCAAGTGCGGGGAAAAATGGTATCATCATCAAAGGCGCAAAAAGTCTAGAATCGCTCAATGAAGCCGAAGTCTTTGTATTTGATAAAACCGGCACATTGACAAAAGGCGAGCTTGAGGTTATCGCTGTGCATTCTTTCAATCTTTCTTGGCAGGAAGAGGATATTTTAAATCTCTCTGCTAGCATTGAGGAGCATTATTTTCACCCTGTGGCTGAAGCGGTGGTAAAGGCTGCAAAGCAAAAGGAGTTTAATCACATTCACCACGATGAAGTAACTTTCATTGTCGCGCACGGCGTGAAAAGCCAGATTAATGGCAAAGAAGTGCTTATTGGCAATCGCCATTTTTTAGAAGATGATGAGGGCATTGATATGCGCGCGCATAATGAGCGCATTAACGAGCTTTTGCGCTCCGGGCACACGCCACTTTTTATCGCTTATGATGGAAAATTGCTGGGGCTTATTTTGCTTAAAGATACCTTGCGCCACAATGCAAAAACTGCCATTGCGCGCTTAAGAAAAAGCGGTGTGAAGGAAATTATTATGCTGACAGGCGATGAAGATTCTAAGGCAAGCGAGATTGCGCGTGAGCTTGGGATTGATAGGTATTACGCGAGATTGTTGCCGACACAAAAGGCTGAGATTCTAGAATCCATTATGAGTGAGGGCAGAAAAGTCGCCTTTGTGGGTGATGGTATCAATGACGCGCCCGCACTCATAAAAGCTGATAGCGGCATAGGTATGCATAAAGGTGCGGATATTGCAAAGGCGAGTGCTGATGTAGTGCTTTTGCGCGATGATATAGAATCTGTGGCTGATGCAAAAATTTATGCAATGCAATGTCTCTCAAAAGTGCGAAATAATTTCAAAATCACCGTCGTTGTTAATAGCGCGATTTTAGCCCTTGCGACTTTTGGGAAACTCTCCCCGATACAAACCGCTTTTTTACATAATGGCACGACAATTATCCTACTTCTTAATGCCTTGCAGGGCGTTAATTTAAAGAAAAAATAA
- a CDS encoding YtxH domain-containing protein: MAINNANNTNSANNANLENLNSVQNNPYIHNNVSNNDTNSASSANTQSSNSTNTANGIANTLNSFFNSGNTQQDFLKGALIGAVATFILTNEDAQRAIFKGFAKLSSLFEMGIEELKERYEDAKAEVDSNE; this comes from the coding sequence ATGGCGATAAACAACGCGAATAATACAAATAGTGCAAATAATGCAAATTTAGAGAACCTTAATTCTGTGCAAAATAATCCCTACATTCATAACAACGTTAGCAACAATGACACAAATAGCGCAAGCAGTGCAAATACACAATCCTCAAACAGCACAAATACTGCTAATGGCATTGCAAATACTCTTAACTCGTTTTTTAATAGTGGCAACACACAGCAAGATTTTCTAAAAGGTGCGCTTATTGGCGCGGTGGCGACTTTTATCCTTACAAATGAGGATGCACAACGCGCAATTTTCAAAGGTTTTGCAAAGCTTTCAAGCCTTTTTGAAATGGGTATAGAAGAGCTCAAAGAGCGCTATGAGGACGCAAAAGCTGAAGTGGATTCTAACGAATAA
- the proB gene encoding glutamate 5-kinase — protein sequence MTTNPPKKRVVLKFGSSILSDGNAINQAQIQNIARLVVELRARYDVLLVSSGAVASGYTRVKIDKSLMPNKQALASIGQPLLIESYRKEFAPFGVEIAQILLTGHNFDSRKQTKCAKDCVETLLAHGVLPIFNENDSTAVHEFIGDNDRLGAFVAHYFDAEILAILSDIDGYFESNPKKNPHAKILPKIQKIESSALEELASPNAHFATGGIVTKLQAAQFLLERGKAMFLGNGSKLEVVKEFLLNDNQISGSLFKRD from the coding sequence ATGACTACAAATCCCCCAAAAAAGCGCGTGGTGCTTAAATTTGGCAGTTCAATCCTAAGTGATGGCAATGCGATAAATCAGGCGCAAATCCAAAATATCGCGCGTCTTGTTGTCGAGCTACGCGCGCGCTATGATGTTTTGTTAGTGAGTTCTGGGGCGGTGGCGAGTGGCTACACGCGCGTGAAAATCGATAAAAGTCTTATGCCAAACAAACAAGCTCTTGCGAGTATCGGACAACCTTTACTTATAGAATCTTATCGCAAGGAATTTGCGCCATTTGGCGTTGAAATCGCGCAGATTCTGCTTACCGGACATAACTTTGATTCTCGCAAGCAAACAAAATGCGCCAAAGACTGCGTAGAGACGCTTTTAGCGCACGGTGTTTTGCCTATTTTTAATGAAAATGATTCTACTGCTGTGCATGAGTTTATCGGCGATAATGACAGGCTAGGCGCGTTTGTGGCACATTATTTTGACGCGGAAATCTTAGCGATTTTGAGCGATATTGATGGCTATTTTGAAAGCAATCCAAAGAAAAATCCACATGCAAAAATTCTCCCAAAGATACAAAAAATAGAATCTAGCGCGCTTGAAGAGCTTGCTAGCCCAAATGCACATTTTGCCACTGGCGGGATTGTTACCAAGCTTCAAGCCGCACAATTTCTACTTGAACGTGGTAAAGCGATGTTTTTAGGCAATGGTAGCAAATTAGAGGTTGTGAAAGAATTTTTACTCAATGATAACCAAATCAGCGGAAGTTTGTTTAAGAGGGATTAA
- the dapE gene encoding succinyl-diaminopimelate desuccinylase — translation MSHLVSKPDCKFDCISLLQKLITYPSITPKECGIYELIKDLLNNNFDFLEQESRGVKNLFAYSKNFWDFAESKPPHICFAGHIDVVPPGEGWEYEPFAGVKSNGIVYGRGAQDMKGGVSAFICAILEFLERNKDAQKHLRISLLLTSDEEGEGTYGTQYMLPLLAEKGLMPDMVVVAEPSASETSGDSIKIGRRGSINGVLKIFGKQGHVAYPAQCVNPVELLGARLGKLAGVNLDNGDGDFEPSKLVITDIRGGLEVTNVTPNEMKILFNVRNSPQTSLESVESYVRKVCEGLEFDLQLRQSSLPFLTQRGNPLISRMQKSIKRVCGKEALLSTAGGTSDARFFGARAISVVEVGVPNDTIHAVNERVKTSDVRILQEIFLKFLEDFVGYACR, via the coding sequence ATGTCCCATTTAGTATCAAAGCCTGATTGCAAGTTTGATTGCATTTCTCTTTTGCAAAAACTCATTACTTATCCTAGTATAACGCCCAAAGAATGCGGAATCTATGAGCTTATAAAAGATCTTTTGAATAACAATTTTGACTTTCTAGAGCAAGAATCTAGAGGCGTGAAAAATCTTTTTGCATATAGCAAGAATTTTTGGGATTTTGCAGAATCTAAGCCACCTCACATTTGCTTTGCCGGGCATATTGATGTCGTACCACCCGGAGAGGGTTGGGAATATGAGCCTTTTGCTGGAGTGAAAAGCAATGGCATTGTTTATGGACGTGGCGCACAGGATATGAAAGGTGGTGTGAGTGCTTTTATATGCGCGATTTTGGAGTTTTTAGAGCGTAACAAAGATGCACAAAAACATTTGAGAATCTCTCTACTTCTTACAAGCGATGAAGAGGGAGAAGGTACTTACGGCACGCAATATATGCTGCCATTGCTTGCGGAAAAAGGCTTAATGCCTGATATGGTGGTGGTGGCTGAACCAAGTGCGAGCGAGACAAGTGGCGATAGTATCAAAATCGGCAGGCGCGGAAGTATCAATGGTGTGCTAAAAATCTTTGGCAAGCAAGGGCACGTCGCCTATCCTGCACAATGTGTGAATCCTGTGGAGCTTTTGGGTGCGAGACTAGGGAAACTAGCGGGGGTGAATTTGGATAATGGCGATGGTGATTTTGAGCCAAGCAAGCTCGTGATTACCGATATTCGCGGTGGGCTAGAGGTTACAAATGTTACGCCAAATGAAATGAAAATTCTTTTCAATGTGCGTAATTCCCCGCAGACTTCGCTAGAGAGCGTGGAATCTTATGTTAGGAAAGTGTGTGAGGGTTTGGAATTTGATTTGCAATTGCGTCAAAGCTCGTTGCCATTTCTCACACAAAGGGGAAATCCGCTTATTTCTCGTATGCAAAAAAGCATTAAAAGAGTGTGTGGCAAAGAGGCACTTTTAAGCACAGCAGGCGGGACAAGCGATGCACGCTTTTTTGGTGCGCGTGCAATTAGTGTGGTGGAAGTGGGCGTGCCAAATGACACAATCCACGCCGTAAATGAACGCGTAAAGACAAGCGATGTGAGAATTTTGCAAGAAATTTTTCTGAAGTTTTTGGAGGATTTTGTAGGCTACGCTTGTAGATAA
- a CDS encoding sulfatase-like hydrolase/transferase, with amino-acid sequence MPNLSTLAAQHINFSSTQTFGGIQQVAGTGWTIAGLTSYMCAVPLRLPIGGNSFSREYFLDSATCLGDILHSLNYTQQALQGSDREFSGMRQFFGSHFIALKGSEYFDAQYLKTHNIDPQTKNGFWGIKDVLVLNEGKLFLQEWQKKHYNAKAPQENAHFALYLTTIDTHHPEGFIDKQNCKVFDDKSPYENSILCADLLISEFIEWVQQQDFYKDTTIVVLGDHLSMKQNFFPKDTKRAVFNTFINPSFSTNLQPELLKNRQMSHFDMSVLILDSIGLEVEAFGLGRNPLKGKTLLEELGREEFNKLLNQSSRFYNSLWKPNPTKHIQKETK; translated from the coding sequence TTGCCAAATCTTTCAACCCTTGCAGCGCAACATATAAACTTTAGCTCCACGCAAACATTTGGAGGCATACAACAAGTTGCGGGCACGGGCTGGACGATTGCAGGGCTCACCTCTTATATGTGTGCTGTTCCGCTAAGACTCCCAATAGGCGGCAATTCCTTTTCTCGCGAATACTTCTTAGATTCTGCTACCTGTTTAGGCGACATACTGCATTCTTTGAATTACACACAGCAAGCTTTACAAGGCAGTGATAGAGAATTTTCTGGAATGAGGCAGTTTTTTGGCTCGCATTTTATAGCACTTAAAGGGAGTGAGTATTTTGATGCGCAGTATCTCAAAACACACAACATTGACCCCCAAACAAAAAATGGTTTTTGGGGAATTAAAGATGTGTTAGTCTTAAATGAGGGAAAGCTCTTTTTGCAAGAATGGCAAAAGAAACACTATAATGCAAAAGCACCACAAGAAAATGCACATTTTGCCCTCTATCTGACAACCATAGATACGCACCATCCTGAAGGTTTTATAGATAAGCAAAATTGCAAAGTATTCGATGATAAATCACCCTACGAAAATTCTATTTTATGCGCTGATTTGCTTATTTCGGAATTTATTGAGTGGGTGCAACAACAAGATTTTTATAAAGATACCACTATTGTTGTGCTAGGCGATCATCTAAGTATGAAGCAAAACTTTTTCCCAAAAGACACTAAACGCGCGGTTTTTAATACTTTTATCAATCCTAGCTTTAGCACAAATTTACAGCCAGAGCTTCTCAAAAATCGCCAAATGAGCCATTTTGATATGAGTGTGCTTATCTTAGATTCTATCGGACTAGAGGTTGAAGCCTTTGGGCTTGGACGCAATCCACTCAAAGGTAAGACGCTTTTAGAAGAGCTTGGAAGAGAAGAGTTTAACAAATTGCTTAATCAAAGCTCGCGCTTTTATAATTCCCTCTGGAAGCCAAATCCTACTAAACACATACAAAAGGAGACAAAATGA
- a CDS encoding GDP-L-fucose synthase family protein, with protein MEKDSKIFVAGHRGLVGSSVTSALQESGFTNIITKTRAELDLRDFNAVEEFFKHTNPEYIFLCAAKVGGIAANNQYRADFIYENLSIQNNIIFNAHKHNAKKLLFLGSSCIYPKNAPQPIKEEYLLTSELEYTNEPYAIAKIAGLKMCESFALQYGCNFLSVMPTNLYGDNDNFDLYNSHVLPAILRKIHLAKLLSEGKLKEVESDIGLSGEKAQEFLQKFGISAQSVQIWGSGNPRREFLHAKDLAKACVYVMQNIDFADIAEVDSNTQGGDKNSQSTQKEVRNTHINVGFGSDISIADLARLIQKIVGFEGVLVFDTSKPDGTFAKLMDSSKLNRLGWNPSISLEEGIKAVYQHYKQTKGDKGTK; from the coding sequence ATGGAAAAAGATTCTAAGATTTTTGTCGCTGGACACAGGGGATTAGTTGGCTCTAGTGTAACTAGCGCACTGCAAGAGAGTGGCTTTACAAATATCATTACCAAAACGCGCGCCGAGCTTGATTTGCGCGATTTCAATGCGGTGGAGGAATTTTTCAAACACACCAATCCAGAATATATCTTTCTATGCGCCGCAAAAGTCGGTGGCATAGCCGCAAACAACCAATACAGGGCTGATTTCATTTATGAAAATCTTAGTATTCAAAACAATATTATTTTTAACGCGCACAAGCACAATGCAAAAAAACTCCTTTTTCTTGGTAGCTCGTGCATTTACCCAAAGAATGCGCCTCAGCCGATTAAAGAGGAGTATCTCCTCACAAGCGAGCTAGAATACACAAATGAACCCTACGCAATCGCCAAAATCGCGGGGCTTAAGATGTGTGAAAGTTTCGCATTGCAGTATGGGTGCAACTTTTTGAGCGTAATGCCGACAAACCTTTATGGCGATAATGATAATTTTGACCTCTACAACTCGCATGTTTTGCCTGCAATCTTGCGTAAAATCCACCTAGCAAAGCTCCTCTCAGAGGGCAAACTCAAGGAAGTAGAATCCGATATTGGTTTAAGCGGGGAAAAAGCGCAGGAATTTTTACAAAAGTTTGGCATAAGCGCGCAAAGTGTGCAAATCTGGGGCAGTGGGAATCCACGACGCGAGTTTTTACACGCTAAAGATTTGGCAAAGGCGTGCGTGTATGTGATGCAAAATATTGATTTTGCGGATATCGCTGAAGTGGATTCCAACACACAAGGGGGCGATAAAAACTCGCAAAGTACGCAAAAAGAGGTGCGCAACACGCATATAAATGTCGGCTTTGGCAGTGATATTAGTATCGCGGATTTAGCGCGCCTTATTCAAAAAATCGTGGGCTTTGAAGGCGTGCTTGTGTTTGATACGAGCAAGCCTGATGGGACTTTTGCAAAACTTATGGATTCTTCAAAACTCAATCGACTCGGCTGGAATCCAAGCATAAGCCTTGAAGAAGGCATTAAAGCGGTGTATCAGCATTACAAGCAAACCAAAGGAGACAAAGGAACAAAATGA
- a CDS encoding tetratricopeptide repeat protein: MKFVFVVLLVCLGFLCAEPENSADATISQVPSASAEAQSQDNQPSTDSLLAQASQIAPQDLQKQDASFDDFESIIQNSNAALNSAIAFAKMGEYTKALDLFMQSCQAGNAAGCFGSGLIYMYGMSNGVPEPTKAVKFYTQACAGGDAVACANLALAYDNGNGVTQDKAQAHELYGVACAGGDSLACTNLGWSYANGVGAKKDYAKALEAYRTACALGSELGCYNLGLMTNTYNVFGMNKDTMGIVEMNYVACEQGDIVACGNLGFLYATGSDGANQSYFYAAKYFTIACDSGHMQSCNNLGVLYEGGLGVRQDKARAVEFFGLACDYGMQEACNNFSLMQNYGTLNRGGVVGDIFGM; the protein is encoded by the coding sequence ATGAAATTTGTTTTTGTAGTATTGCTGGTTTGTCTTGGTTTCTTGTGTGCGGAGCCTGAAAATTCTGCAGATGCAACAATTTCACAAGTGCCAAGTGCAAGCGCGGAAGCACAATCTCAAGATAACCAACCTAGCACAGATTCTCTTCTTGCACAAGCTTCACAAATCGCCCCGCAAGATTTGCAGAAACAAGACGCTAGCTTTGATGATTTTGAATCTATTATCCAAAATTCTAATGCCGCGCTTAATTCCGCCATTGCCTTTGCCAAAATGGGTGAATATACAAAGGCGCTTGATCTTTTCATGCAGTCTTGCCAAGCTGGAAATGCCGCAGGTTGCTTTGGGAGCGGGCTAATCTATATGTATGGTATGAGTAATGGCGTGCCTGAGCCAACTAAGGCAGTGAAATTTTACACACAAGCTTGCGCTGGGGGCGATGCAGTGGCGTGTGCAAATCTTGCGCTTGCGTATGATAATGGCAATGGTGTAACGCAGGACAAAGCACAAGCTCACGAACTCTATGGCGTGGCTTGCGCTGGGGGTGATAGTCTTGCTTGCACGAATCTTGGTTGGTCGTATGCAAATGGTGTGGGCGCAAAAAAGGATTATGCAAAGGCGTTAGAGGCTTATCGCACTGCGTGTGCGTTAGGAAGTGAATTAGGTTGCTATAACTTAGGGCTTATGACAAATACCTACAATGTCTTTGGTATGAATAAGGACACAATGGGGATTGTGGAGATGAACTATGTCGCGTGCGAGCAGGGCGATATTGTGGCTTGTGGGAATCTAGGCTTTTTGTATGCGACGGGGAGCGATGGTGCAAATCAAAGCTACTTCTATGCGGCAAAATACTTTACAATCGCGTGTGATAGCGGGCACATGCAAAGTTGCAATAACCTCGGCGTGCTTTATGAGGGTGGGCTAGGTGTGCGACAGGATAAGGCACGCGCTGTGGAGTTTTTTGGGCTAGCGTGTGATTATGGAATGCAAGAGGCGTGCAACAACTTTAGCCTTATGCAAAATTACGGCACACTCAACCGCGGTGGCGTTGTGGGGGATATTTTTGGAATGTAG